The genomic window TTTTATGGTTGAACACCAATGATGCAGTCTCACTTACCACGCAACAGCCCTACCTGTGACATGTATGGTACGTTACAATACACAAAGACTTCCAAATGTATACCTGCCAGATGGAAGATCCCATGTTCTAATGGTGCAGTCCATAGACGCTGTAATCAGCCATCGTCCATCTGGGCTAAATGTCTGGACAACAGTATTAAGGACACTTTATAAACACCCCAAAAAAAAGCACATTGTTCCAAACAAACATAGATGTAAATGTCATATGGAATTGTGAAAACTCTTTCCTAATCAAGAAACTTAACTCACCATATCATTGACCTGTCCACGATGTCCAGAGAACCTGCGGACAATTCTCCTCGTCTCCATGTCCAGGATGTGTACTGTAAAATTATCCAGAGCGATGGCGAGCATTCCACTATAAGAAGAGGATCAAACATAAACTGTCAGCCTAACTAGGGCAGCTcagtacaaatataaaaatattcagcatttttcttctttaaacCACGTCTACGGTTATTACAAAAGTTTACTTGCTTAATAAAAAGTGGATTAAATTGTGGACAAATCCACTGTGAATATATCgtaaatatttgttatataataCACACATCCACATCCTCAAAACAAATTTCCCCAATTACAAATTAGGAGTCCCGACATGAAATaatatgtaattacagtgaacGATCCTccctgcccatatttggatgacttccaaataaatattttatttgacctCAAGCAATCTTCACCATTACTAGGaatacataacatttttaatccTATATTTATTTACACCGTGAAGTCTCacttgcatgtgaagcaactcTTTCAAAGCATTGTATTGTCTCCAATACCTGTCTCTATGAAGCAGAGAGGATGCAGGTGCGGCTGTCAGGCTGTTTGTGTGTAAAAGCTCCTTAGACTTAAACTTCCAGATTTTGAGAAGGTGATCTGCTCCCACACTGACAGTCAGCTGGTTCAGCGCATCCACAGAGACCCCTCGCACTGGACCCGCATGTGCTGTAATGCATAAAAAAACGTGCCACTGAGATCTGACTGGAACTTTTACAGCTAATTATGCAAATAGCCCCCTGAAGTTCAATACATGTTTGTTAACTCACCCTTGTCTTCTCCATAATGCCCTCGATGGAGACCTGACTGCATGTTGTACATGTCTATGTGTCCTGAGGACAGTGCAATGACTGCAAAGTTCCCACAGGAGGAGATATCCACAGCCTGCAGAACATATGGTCAATTTAGTTTTAAACCACCCATTATACACATTATGCCctacaaaaacaaaatgcagtAAATACACCAACACACTGGttttggaatagttcacccaaaaatgaaaattctccgatcatttgctcaccctcatgccatcccagatgtataagacgttctttcttcttcagaacacaaattaagatttttttgaagaatatttcaactctgtaggcccataaaatgcaagtgaatggtgaccacatcttTGAAGcttcataaagcacataaaggcaacataaaagtaatccataagactccggtgTTTAAAACGATATCTTCTgtagtgacatgataggtgtgggtgaatgacagatcaatatttaagttctttttttttactatcaattctcctccctgcccagtaggtggcgatatgcacaaagaatgcaaaaacaaagaagaatgtgaaagtggagattgatagtaaaaaaggccTTAAACATTAATGTGTTTCtcactatcatattgcttttgaatatatggatttaacagtatggattacttttatgctgcctttatttgcttttttggagcttcaaaattttggtaaccattcacttgcattgtatggccctacagagcagaaatattcttctaaagatcttcatttgtgttcagcagaagaaagaaagtcatacacatctgggttggcatgagggtgaactatccctttaaagatgctctcagtatttatttattttattcatcttGGATATACAGTAGGTGTGAGGATACAAtatcattcaaacgcaatagttttcagttaccagtatcattgtagaaattcactatttacagtcagccatgattgtTATAATCCACGAGTGAAAATGTGtgagttactgagattaaacgagaagtatttggctggtcatgtgatcctaagcaAACAGTCcatcattaaaaaagtaaaattgctttattttatGTACAGTGTGTGAGATGTGTTAGTTTAATGACACCACCCGTCATATATGAGAATTAACTTGCTGGTAACAATTTGACAAAAACGTCAGTAGACAAGAGCTGGAGGTTCTTgttgaggaaattactgcaaggaAATAGTTCTCCATGGGAAGTTCGATAACTATATCAAGTCGAAAAAAAGCGGGCATTGGGAAAGTGTAGCGTGGCTGTCTCCGCAGTGGCCAACACCATTAAGGATGTGGATGGGGTGAAagaaagtctcagctttctaatgatgtAATATTATGTTTCTATTAACTCCAAAGGTCGCAGAGAGAGAGCGCTATGCAGCACATCCGTTGCAATTTACtgataacatttacatggtttgaaagatgaaaataaaaataacaaaactgtCAAAAACTTTGAAACATTCAACGTGAAAAAAAAACGTCATGACAGCCCATTGCGACAACATGTTTGTGTCACATTTGAAACAACAAAGAAAATTCTTTAAACAGCTTACCTTCTATGATTTGTGAGGTTATCCTAACATTAAGATGTTATTTACGAggattttaaagaatatttaagtCCATGGACTTGCCATCCAAGGCTATGACTAGGTTTTCTAGGAGTGTGGGAATATACCGtcacacaaattacacacttaCGGTTGCATGGACATTGAGGGAGCGGTTCCTGTTGAAGCGTTCTGGCTCCAGCTTGTGAGTGCCAATCGAACCCTTCTGGTAGTTCCATGATGTAGCCAAAAGGAAACCACGGTGGCATGCAATAATGCCATCCCAGTCACTCTGACGAGCAGTTTCTAAATGTGATAAAACAAGGCTTATATGCTTGGCAGCAGCATTCCTTACAGTTATGGCTTTCAGTGAGCAGTTTTCTTTATTTAGTCATTTAATGAGAACTGGTAACATTATACTGGACAGAGAGTCAATACTGGTGATTCATTTATACAGGTAATCGGTTTACAAATGAAATATCAAACCTGAGGCAAAAGTAGTGATGGCTGGAAGTTTTGCCGTGTCATGGTTCACACCTTTCTTCTTCGCTTTCGTTTTGTTGAGGGTGCCTGTGGAATTAATGTAGTttgtagtaaaaataaaaaaacagtaaaacttatataaaattcaaataatctctctctctctctatatctatacacacacacacacacacacacacacacacacacgtatattatatatatataatatatttaaatatacacaaTCCAATATAAATATATGATATTATTAAACGTAATAcaacaatataaaatgtaatactaAAATCTATTACAAAAGAAAAGTGTTTTTAGTATCGCACTGACAATTGAAGTCTATGGGCAAACATACAGcagcaaaaaaaatgtaaataaataaataaaaatataattgtacttttttttaaatttcatttttCAAAGTTACAGCCATAACACTTAAAACATATGTGTTAATATGAAAGTTGTGTAATAGAATTACTTCTTTCAATTTCACCTCATGTTATGACTATTTGACACTGAATAACCTGGTGTGAAAGCAGGATTTCCTAAATCATTCACACAAAAAATACTTTCCACAATATGCATATGCGTAtagtaaattacataaattaaaataaattacataaattcaTCCACCGAAAAAGAGTCCCTCTTCCAATGGGACAATATAGGCAACTTTACAGATAATAAACAGTTTTTCCTCAAAGTAATTTTTGTGTAAgcactttaacaaaaatacaagcttcacatttctgcttttaaacacttGACAAATTTCCATTTCCACTTCAATTGCAGGTGTATTAATTAGGGACTTCTCAAAAGAACTTCCAGTAGTAATCGTCAACATGCCTCAGTCAATAGCGCTTAACTCTTTAAGTTCTTTTAAagatttaagtgtttttaaagatttcctgtttcagtggcattccTAAAATAACTTCCTGtagtttggtatcattgtaaagaaaacttcaaatattttaataatataaattatgatatattctgagactgctgaaaaatcattaaaaaaaatactttctgattttacattatatatctcagggtgtaaataaggtagctctgaAAAGCATGTCACCTGTACGTGAGTAACAATGTGTTgttacaacaaagcaatcaaaagttataaaaaacacatttatactcGTGTCCAAAAGACTCtccaaataaattaaacatagtAACTGTACAAAAGAACTAATAACACATGCAAATACGACAATAACTACGCTCTCTCTCCAAAATATGCAGGCTTGCGtaaagagatctcattcagttccattctgtgtcatttgagccatcattgagtctatgtcatgtacttggtgccatctcctggtggccatatgtaattacagtgaagGATCCTccctgcccatatttggatgacttccacctctggctGCAGTGATCTTGCAGTGACTCCTAATATGATTGGTTGAGAGTTCTATGACGCTGGACAACGTTCTACATAATTTCAGataaagtcatctgatccaggaaagctgaCGTGTTTTTAGCCAAacagcacattatgtgctgtgtgcacattgtgtaGATTATCTATCCATCTATACAGCCGATTACATGTATGTAggctcgttttaaagataatcaaTGGTACatgatattttatgttcagtTTACTTTTCGTGAAGTTGTAAGCAAAAACGCGGCATTAAAGCAAAACctgtttacatttaacatttatgtcAAAGAtgggttgtattctactctttgagagctttccaacaacatatgacacatggctatttgatcagtttgatgtttttaccaattacaataatatgtgcagtgcaattgtttttaaataaattatcaaaacagttctgatttgtctgcaaatttcaaagcacttgttcagttttggtcataatgcctacatacattgtaaagtagagtttcaaagctttcaaacaataccaaTTCTGTGTTAATCAAGACTgtagttaataatatttttataaatgttttcatggGCCCATCCAAGCTTAAATGGTTAAGATGTATTCAACCTGGAatagtctttttaaatatatatggacTGGACTAAAAGAATACACAACTCACAAATGATTAGCTTAAATGCACTAGCAAAAACATTCAAAGATGTTATTACCATGTCCCAAACTCTTGTTGAATCTTTCGTGCACTGTTGAAAAAGACTGCAAGGTCCCATCTTGCCCTGAGGAGAGAAAAGACAATTTCTGtttgatcaaatacatttttcattatgtGTTCCTGGTTTTCATACCAGACTATTTATGACACAGTCACAGGATGTCATACCTGAGCTAAGAAGGTGCAAGCCACTCTGGTCATGGTGCCGAATCTTTGTTGGTGGGGCGCTGTGACCAATCCGATGTCTTAACAAACGGCCCTCCCCCCCACCAATGTCAAAAATCCACACCTAcaccaaaatgtataaaaacagctTTACAACACTTACAAACTGGCATAAAACACATTCAAACATATTCTGTTGCAATAGTTTGCATCTGAATAATTCATATCATACACAGAAGAATGGCTACAGAGTCTTTGAAATCATAAGACACTGGGTCTATTCACTAATAATTGTTCACAAGTAGCATACCTTTTTTGTGCGTTAAAGTTTTCTTGGATTTGGTTGGTGCGCACTCGCATGGATTTGTTATTTGATGATTCAACTCATTATATTTAGTGCCTTTTTTGCATGCGCTTTTTTGAGTTTAGCTGACTTAATTGGATACGCTTTTCTTACAGATGAAAAAGTAATCCGGACTGATTGAATGTAGTTGTAAAACACTTCAGATTAGTTAGTTGAACTTAAATGTGATGTAGTTATAACTACTTCACATTATTTTACTGAAATTAAAGGCTTGCCGCTGTAAAGTTAGTGTTCAGTGCACCTAACTTTAATTGTCAAGTAAACGCTGGAAGTTCTGCACTTCAGGACGGTCACTTCTTGACAGGCACAAGCTACATGCATAACAGTTTGATTAGAAGGCACATAGATGTCAACACTTGATACAAACCTTAGTAATAGTGATACTCAACAAACATCATTTACTGTAAcactgtagagtggaggagggcacAGCTGGTCCCCAATCAGCATGAGGGGGTcatgtgagggataaaggcggccagtgacgacagttcgagagagagtgagagaataacaggcagctgctctgtgtttttatgtttgtgtgttttggttcagttttatattaaaactattatttatattgtcaagccggttctcgcctcatcctttcccttatacccccTTACAATTGCCAAACAAATTATTAATCAACAGTGATGAACAAATCTGCAAATAGCAAATAAAATAAGCCTACAACACTAACCTCGCtttattcatgctgcaatgcatgctgggagctgGCAAATCTACAAGATgagaatgtgtttgtgtggatcGACTCGTGTCTTTCTAaatttcaaactacgtttaacttgacagagCCACCTAAAAATGCTTTATGACACGAAGATAcaaaagtgagatgctccaaaagcatctgtcaGACACATGTGTACATTAACGCGATAGAAAAGACCTTATAGTAAGTCTAActcggacagattgacaaattaatttgcaaaatggattgctgtggactgaaattcttttaattttattctaagtatttatttctctcgatctaccggtcaatttttgttcctaccctcacctatggtcatgaaggctgggtcatgaccgaaagaactaggtcgcgtgtacaagcggccgaaatgggtttcctcagaagggtggcgggcttctcccttagagatagggtgaggagctcagtcatccatgaggggCTTGGAGTAGAGCCTCTGCTCCTTTGtgtcaaaaggagtcagttgaggtggtttgggcatctggtaaggataccACCtgaccgcctccctagggaggtgtttcaggcacgtccagctgggaggaggcctggggaagacccaggattaggtggagagaatacatctccacactggcctgggaacgcctcggggtcccccagtcagagctggttaatgtggcttgggatagggaattTTGGGGcctcctgctggagctgctgcccccgtgaccgACTTCAGAtaagaagatggatggatggataattatttaatcaatatatagaattattgttatttgagggcctttctcagcaaatatttaaatatgcaattaattagattaatcgacatatcatgtaattaatttgattacaattttttatcgattgacaggaCTTATAAAAACAGTTCTTCTTTACATATTCCATCATTcaaaactgtgatttttttttgcatgtgtgtttTGAATTGGTTCTAAATTGGATCCTCAATTTAGAATAAGTTTAAGCGCAAACTTACTGATCAGACTTGATTTCTGTGTGAAAAACGATTGCGCAAAAGTTTAAACGTACAAATATGTGTATAAGCACAGTTTGTGCATGAGTGTGATGAGCACAGGAAACAAACCCGTATGGCATTGTCTGCTCCGTTGGTAATCAGAAGGGGTTCACTGTGAAGAAATGTGAGTCCAGCGATGGATGTCGTATGAGCATCTCGCATCTGACCGACTATTTTTTTCTCCTCTAAATCCCACAGTCCGATGTGTCCGATGGGACTGCCAGACGCCATCACAGCATGCCCATCTGAACAGCAAGAACCAAATAAGTACAATATGTTCACCACTGTACAGAAAGGTCTGATGAAACAGATAACTCTACAAACAGCATCGATGTTGATAATGACATTGTGTCGATTACCACTGCCAATTACTGTTATcacgataccaaaatttcagtagtcggtaccaataccagtgaaatttcatgattCAAGATACtaattttgataccacagcaaacATATGCTAATATGTTAATGTGCTATTGAATGCACttctttagcctatttaaagttacatttcaataataataaataataaatgaaaagaaatgttttcttcaagtgtttctcagttaagtttgtttttaaaggagTTTTTAAGTAGGACCCAAaggaaatctgttttattttttcccaaatccttttttttataaaatttctagaattccatgttttaaagtttaatttaatttcatcatccaAGAGGTATTAATTACATTCTTAaaacttttcaaaacatttaacaatTTTTCAATACATCCATGTATTTAACAAAgctttattcagtacaacagcactcttgtttGTGATATATcgcttaattattattactatcatcatcactattattattattattatattactacaATGAATATTTCATTTTACCATACTGTTGTAGTATATTTCTGTTTCAATTTCTTCGatttcaggcatctagcttttattttgaatcatgcttttattttgacgtgtggTTTCAATTTCTTCAACTGACAGATAAACAGTTCGCTGGGACCGATCTACTGGTACTGCACAAACACTGGTATCGtgacactttttattttaatgccgACTTTGTAACGAAGTACAAAGCTTTTGACAACACCACAGccaataattttgactcatcccttagTTTGCAGAAAAACAAATATTGTGTTACAGTAACGCatatacaatggaagtctatggggaaagACATTCCGAAAGgtttaaaaagcagaaatgtgcagcttaAATTTCATTTTTCCATGCagaaatgtgttatttgagctgtaaagtagtcCAAATCATCTTTTTTTAACGTGGGGCTAATGTTCTAGGCAGATGAACGTCTCTTATGGGTTATGTATATCCTGTGGTGGATTTTGCAATATTGAAAATAGCATAGACAAGGTTTGAAAGCCGTTTTATCACACTAGTCTCGTGTTAACACACATAATCTTTAGGTTTGTGGTTATACTTTCAAAACAAATTAAAGTTGAATGTTTATCACAGTGCACTGTATTGCTCCAtagatttccattgtaagtgcaattGTAAACGTAATTATTTTCGGTCATAATGAACGGCATGCCAAACATAAATTGTACTGAACCCAAAACACTTCTTTAACAACATCTGTAATACCATTACCTGTCCTGAAAGATAAAGCTGTGACTGGACCCCAGTCTTGTTGAAACTTCATCAATGTTTCATCAAACTTGATATTGTGAATGATGATCTGCCCAGACGCCAAGCCCACACCCACAACATCCACAGCTGGAGTCTAAAGGGGATACCAGAAACATCAGATACCActgatcaaaaaaaaaaagagaaaagaaaaagggtGCACAGGGCGAAAAATCTGAATGAAGTAACAGTACAAACCTGCTGAAGAACAGTAACAGCAGATGTCCATCCAGAAAATGTGAACAGGAGTTTGCTGGATTGAGGGAagcacacatttgtttttatgttttgtaaaTCAAACAACAGGATCTGTCTGCTTAAGTATATGTAAAACTATAGCAATACATATTAAAAGGaatttaaatacaagttaagctgtagcatctgtggcatgctgttaaGAACCACaaacaatatttgtaaaaaattaaaaaaaaacattttttaaaagtttggCACTTGTAATGGAAGTCTTATAGTCTtatatccagtggttaaatacatgtcttttgaagcgatattgtaagtttgggtgagaaacataaatatttaagtccatttttactaaagattcacctccctgcccagtaggtggcaattttCACAAAGATACAAATCAccataaacaaaaaaagaagaatgtaaaagtggagatttctaataaaaaaggacttaaatattgatctgtttctcacctacacataccatattgcttttgaagacatggatttaacctctggattcgtatggattacttttatgctgctttgtggacattcagatttctggtcaccattcactttcattgtaaggacctacatagctgaaatatccttctaaaatgtCTGTTTCTATTCTGCAGAattttggatggcatgaggttgagtaaatgatgagataattaaaatttttgggtgaactgtcccttcaaATTTCAATGGAATTATGTTTTGATGCCGCCAACATGTCACTGAAGCCACTATAATAACAACAAGTACATTCAGCATTCGTTGAAGTACATACTTTGACTTGACGTTCCATAACTGAAGACTCCCTTGACTGCTTCCAAACAGAATTTTGTTCAGGTAGGTGCTCGGGTGCATCACAGCAGAGACCTCAAATGTCACTTTGTCAAATGAAATCTGCAGGTATGTCTCTGCAGAAACATTGACAGGATgagggaaagaaagaaaagaagcaaatatATCACACACAGTGAAGACGTCCTGAATTTTGCTTAAAATGAATCATTAAAAATGAATAGTAACAATGTTATAAAAAAACCAACCTTCCGACTCAACATCCCAAATAATGACAACATTCTCCTTGTCAACTGAAATGAGATGATCCCCAAAAGGCAAAAGCAAGTGTACTTCAGCTTGATGGCCCGTGTATGTGTGAACAACCTGCATGGTAGAAACAGTCAAATATATTATGATTTCTGCTCattctattttaaaataataaaataataataataaaggtaaAGGTAGTAAACTACAATGCAAGTAAGACTTTCTCTAGGGTGCAAGTTTTTAGCATTTGTGAGAGCAAGGTATTCTAACTGCACATATTTTTATGCGCACTTTTATGCATTACCTCTTTGTTTTTTGCAAAAGCAGAAATGACTTTTCCATATGCAGCATAGACGAGCATTCGATCTGCTGCCATGCATGAAATGTCTTCTGGGAGGGCATTACCTGTATGGGACATCAATATTTTTAACCAAACTGTAAAAGAACACTTTCAATCAAAGTtcacttatttacaacagaactTGTGGGGGAAATAAGAGTGTTGAATCATGAAAATTAACATGCAGAAAATGGGCTGTAATCATTGAAGCCTACTCACTGACTGCAACGATTCCAAGTTTCTTTACCTGCCGACAGAAAAAAGACAGGATTATTTGCTTTTGGACTGAATTTGGTAACGCATGGAAAATTCACTGTCCTCAATAAGTTTTGTAAGTTaccattattaaagggatagttcacccaaaaatgaaaattctctcatcatttactcaccctcatgcatcccggatatgtatgactttcttctgaacgcaaagatttttagaagaatatttcagctctgttggtccatacaatgcaagcgaatggtgaccaaaacctttaagcttaaaaagcacataaatgcaaaataaaagtaatctatatgactcaagtggttacatttatgtcttctgaagcgatatgataagtgtgggtgagaaacaaataaatattgaaGTCTTGAAGAAATACTACTCTTAGGAGAGAGGACCGCTTAAGTtagctgtttgaaagtggagattactagtaaaaaaggacttaaatattgatctgtttctcaaccacacttatcatatcacttctgaagacataaatgtaaccactggagtcatatggattacttttatgtgctttttggagcttcaaaagtttggtcaccatttgcttgcattgtaaggacagacagaactgaaatattcttcataaaatcttcatttgtgttcatcagaagaaagtcatacatatctgggatggcatgagggtgagtaaatgacgagatcatatttttttgtgaactattgctttaatatagttaatactttttttattttaataacaggTGTTATATATGACTATAtaagttataatatattattattactaataaatTCAATACATTTTCCATGACCCTTTCAAAGCCAGTTTGGATTGCTTGATACAGATTTTCCTTAattttgattcagactgattTATTATCCATTCTGACCCATTTATTGACTCAAGAGTGCTCACAAATAAGGCCATCACTATGGCTTGCAACCTACAAGTAACATAAACTCTATATAAGAactaaagacatatatttaggcAGAGGAAAAACACTACATggtttttcaggcctggaaatcatAATATTAAAGAACTgactgatatttccaggttttaatGGATGTGGGAACCCTGTcaaaacaggcaaaaaaaaaggaaaaactagCAAGGCTGCCATGGGGGTCCGTGTACTTGGCGGCCAACGGATTTTCGTtttgaaaggaaaaaaacaaaaacgaaaaacGGCCCGTTTCCCAATTACCATTAgtaaataggaaaacaaaaaacGGAAAACAACTATTATTCGTTTTTTGTTTTGATATTAAAAAACGGAAAACGAAAAACAATCTCGTTATCCGATTGTACTTGATGTGTTTACAGATGGAACTCGGAAATCAAAATACGTCGtaatcactgatctatataactggattgctcatagaattctaaactgccagcagtaggtgaagctaccggaagtgctctggcggccatcttactattccctaccgacagagggcatcgcggcatgtgcagcgtttaaccgcgaaacaacactcacttaaggatgcggctaaagtccccacaggttgtaatttatgactatgtacatagtaagcacacattagtcgttatccccatgtaaattgggcataacgatcataatctttaataatcaaatataaaaacgtagtatacacacaagttcatatacagtatgtgtgtgtgtgtgtgtgtgtatatgtgtgtgtgtatatatatatatatatatatatatatatatatatatatatattatacattaattaattt from Xyrauchen texanus isolate HMW12.3.18 chromosome 3, RBS_HiC_50CHRs, whole genome shotgun sequence includes these protein-coding regions:
- the wdr36 gene encoding WD repeat-containing protein 36, giving the protein MSAGKKGSVIFSGFRALGLYSNHLAHVVRFHKKHREFYVITAVGQCFHTYNVKKLGIVAVSNALPEDISCMAADRMLVYAAYGKVISAFAKNKEVVHTYTGHQAEVHLLLPFGDHLISVDKENVVIIWDVESEETYLQISFDKVTFEVSAVMHPSTYLNKILFGSSQGSLQLWNVKSNKLLFTFSGWTSAVTVLQQTPAVDVVGVGLASGQIIIHNIKFDETLMKFQQDWGPVTALSFRTDGHAVMASGSPIGHIGLWDLEEKKIVGQMRDAHTTSIAGLTFLHSEPLLITNGADNAIRVWIFDIGGGEGRLLRHRIGHSAPPTKIRHHDQSGLHLLSSGQDGTLQSFSTVHERFNKSLGHGTLNKTKAKKKGVNHDTAKLPAITTFASETARQSDWDGIIACHRGFLLATSWNYQKGSIGTHKLEPERFNRNRSLNVHATAVDISSCGNFAVIALSSGHIDMYNMQSGLHRGHYGEDKAHAGPVRGVSVDALNQLTVSVGADHLLKIWKFKSKELLHTNSLTAAPASSLLHRDSGMLAIALDNFTVHILDMETRRIVRRFSGHRGQVNDMTFSPDGRWLITASMDCTIRTWDLPSGSLVDCFLVDAAAVSLSMSPTGNFLASSHVDGLGVYLWSNNTLCSMVSLRPLPADYEPTVIMLPGSCPSKDTEEEEVLDDDSSEMVEYISPEQLDEQLVTLSLLPDSRWKNLLHLDIIKKRNKAKEPPKVPKAAPFFIPTIPGLVPGFALPETPAAGQSKVVNLGVLAQKSTFYLQLEKAFDSCVYDDPVKLVKELGPSAIETEIRALSPDMGGDVRVMQSFLKMIISILRSKRDFDLAQAYLALFLKLHLRCIAEEPQLMEEAQRVSELLQEMWISVQTILNQNICLLSYIKSALL